In Zhaonella formicivorans, one DNA window encodes the following:
- the fliM gene encoding flagellar motor switch protein FliM: MDEILSQSEIDLLLSALTSGELSPEDLKQDIDTDKIKNYDFRRPNKFSKDQVRTLYLIYDNFGRLVSNFLSGYLRTNIQIKIASVDQLTYEDFVLSVPTPTLLTVFNMEPLPGSAVLETNSGFIFPIIDLLFGGPGLMPRKIRELTEIEINVLKNLYKKILENVEYVWSDLFELKTTIQSLETNPQLNQIISPNETVVVVTLSTTVNKHQGLINLCLPFMLLEPVLPKLTSRHWFANIGGIEAETYRQKIRQQLGGVPVSLTALCGATNITVREFLQLQVGDVITLDNLVGEDMVLLVEDRPKFKVQPGVVGNKLAVQVTAFAGKGGTS, from the coding sequence ATGGACGAAATTTTATCCCAGTCGGAGATAGATCTGCTTTTAAGCGCTTTGACTTCAGGGGAATTATCCCCGGAAGATTTAAAGCAGGATATTGATACGGACAAGATCAAAAATTATGATTTTCGGCGCCCCAACAAATTTTCCAAAGACCAGGTGCGGACATTGTATTTGATCTACGATAATTTTGGCCGTCTGGTTTCTAATTTTTTGTCGGGTTACCTCAGAACAAACATTCAAATCAAGATTGCTTCAGTTGATCAGCTAACCTATGAAGACTTTGTCTTATCAGTACCAACGCCAACTTTATTAACTGTATTTAATATGGAACCGCTGCCGGGTTCTGCTGTTCTGGAAACTAATTCAGGCTTTATCTTCCCCATTATTGACCTCCTGTTTGGGGGGCCTGGCCTAATGCCCAGGAAAATCAGGGAATTGACCGAAATTGAAATCAATGTATTGAAAAACTTATATAAAAAGATTTTGGAAAACGTTGAATATGTGTGGTCCGATCTTTTTGAGCTAAAAACTACCATTCAGTCCCTGGAGACAAATCCTCAGTTAAACCAGATCATTTCCCCCAATGAGACGGTAGTGGTAGTGACTTTGTCCACAACAGTCAACAAGCATCAGGGCTTAATCAATCTCTGTCTGCCTTTTATGCTTTTGGAGCCTGTGCTTCCCAAGCTAACCTCCAGGCATTGGTTTGCCAATATTGGCGGCATAGAAGCGGAAACATACCGGCAAAAGATCCGCCAGCAGCTGGGGGGTGTGCCGGTGAGTCTTACGGCTCTTTGCGGTGCAACAAATATCACTGTCAGGGAATTTTTGCAGTTGCAAGTAGGTGATGTCATCACCCTGGATAATTTAGTTGGGGAGGATATGGTTTTACTGGTGGAAGACCGGCCAAAATTTAAGGTTCAGCCCGGTGTTGTAGGAAATAAATTGGCAGTACAGGTAACAGCTTTTGCAGGTAAAGGGGGCACAAGCTAA
- the flgF gene encoding flagellar basal-body rod protein FlgF, whose product MIRGLYTAATGMLVQELKQDNITNNLANMNTPGYKKTELAVSSFPQVLLKRIDAIKGSAAGTTPVGPLNNGAMLDEQIIDWAEGNLEETGNSYDLAINGEGFFTIETAQGLRYTRNGSFRLDGQGYLVTAQGDYVLGLNGPILVQGSSFTVAADGSLTVDGVYVDHLLITGFPDKQGLQKMGHDLYSAPEGALPRALEPGETAVKQGFLEKPNLNLVNEMVNMLAALRTYEANQKVIQAHDELLAKSANEIGSLR is encoded by the coding sequence ATGATCCGTGGCCTTTATACTGCTGCTACCGGAATGCTGGTGCAAGAACTGAAACAAGACAATATCACCAACAACCTGGCAAATATGAACACGCCTGGGTATAAAAAAACCGAACTGGCTGTGAGTTCTTTTCCCCAAGTACTGCTTAAGAGGATAGATGCCATTAAAGGCAGCGCGGCAGGGACAACGCCGGTAGGCCCGTTAAACAATGGGGCCATGCTGGATGAACAAATTATTGACTGGGCTGAAGGGAACTTGGAGGAAACAGGCAACTCTTATGATTTGGCCATTAACGGCGAAGGCTTTTTTACAATAGAAACAGCCCAAGGTTTGAGATACACCAGAAATGGTTCTTTCCGTTTAGACGGCCAGGGCTACCTGGTAACGGCGCAGGGTGATTATGTACTTGGTTTGAATGGCCCAATCCTGGTGCAGGGAAGTTCTTTCACTGTCGCTGCTGACGGTTCCCTGACGGTCGACGGGGTTTATGTCGATCATTTGCTCATTACCGGCTTCCCAGATAAGCAAGGACTGCAAAAAATGGGCCATGATCTCTATTCGGCTCCTGAAGGGGCTTTGCCCAGGGCGCTGGAGCCGGGGGAAACAGCAGTTAAACAAGGCTTTCTGGAAAAGCCTAATCTCAACCTGGTCAATGAAATGGTAAATATGCTGGCAGCACTGCGCACATATGAGGCAAATCAAAAAGTGATCCAGGCCCACGATGAGCTGCTGGCAAAAAGTGCAAACGAAATCGGCAGTTTAAGGTAG
- a CDS encoding response regulator has protein sequence MARRILVVDDAAFMRMMIKDILTKHGYEVVGEAENGQKAVQLYKELKPDLVTMDITMPEMDGIAAVREIKKLDSGAKVIMCSAMGQQMMVMEAIQAGARDFIVKPFQQERVIQAIEKALG, from the coding sequence GTGGCAAGAAGAATTCTTGTAGTAGATGACGCAGCTTTTATGCGCATGATGATTAAAGATATCCTGACAAAGCACGGCTATGAAGTGGTTGGAGAAGCGGAAAACGGGCAAAAAGCTGTTCAGCTTTACAAAGAGTTGAAACCAGATTTGGTAACCATGGACATCACCATGCCGGAAATGGACGGTATTGCCGCGGTGAGAGAGATTAAAAAGCTGGACAGTGGTGCCAAAGTGATCATGTGCAGCGCCATGGGGCAACAAATGATGGTAATGGAAGCAATTCAAGCGGGTGCAAGAGATTTTATTGTTAAGCCGTTCCAACAGGAGAGGGTCATTCAAGCAATTGAAAAAGCATTAGGATAG
- a CDS encoding chemotaxis protein CheC: MSKGEELTGFHLDVLQEISNIGVGNAATALAKLLNRRVEMAVPRAGVLPFNQIFNLVGQEEDKVACINFAVAGEAKSQIMFLLTEESAFALIDMLFDSPLGTTQELTAMGQSTLQEIGNILTGSFLTALSEVTKLTFNPSVPGFAFDMLGAVLSAAFLESGYFDDQALIIETQFYQNEIKINGHFFLVPEIGSLEIIFKSLGLEFDGGR, from the coding sequence ATGAGTAAGGGCGAGGAGTTAACAGGTTTCCACCTGGATGTTTTGCAGGAAATCAGCAATATCGGGGTTGGAAATGCAGCTACCGCTTTAGCCAAGCTGCTTAACCGGCGGGTTGAGATGGCAGTGCCCCGGGCTGGTGTTTTGCCCTTTAATCAGATTTTTAACTTAGTTGGACAGGAAGAGGACAAGGTAGCCTGTATCAATTTTGCCGTAGCCGGCGAGGCAAAAAGCCAGATTATGTTTTTGCTTACCGAAGAAAGCGCCTTTGCTTTAATAGATATGCTTTTTGACAGTCCCCTGGGAACAACCCAGGAGTTGACTGCCATGGGCCAATCAACGCTGCAGGAGATCGGCAATATTTTAACAGGTTCTTTTTTAACCGCCCTTTCAGAAGTGACGAAGTTGACTTTTAACCCGTCAGTACCTGGTTTTGCTTTTGATATGTTAGGGGCGGTTTTAAGCGCTGCATTCCTGGAAAGCGGGTATTTTGATGACCAGGCGCTGATTATTGAAACACAGTTTTACCAAAATGAAATAAAAATCAACGGCCATTTTTTCTTGGTGCCTGAAATAGGTTCTTTGGAGATAATTTTTAAGTCTTTAGGACTTGAGTTTGATGGAGGTAGGTAA
- the flgG gene encoding flagellar basal-body rod protein FlgG, giving the protein MLRSLWNGASGMAAHAAKMDIVANNLANVNTTAYKKQKAAFTDLLYQRIGTTGQPVRESSSGPALSGSGVKLTAVSGLFTQGPIISTGRELDVAIRGNGFMEVELPNGQLAYTRDGNLQVDGEGTLVHSSGFRLSAQVMVPAGAKKLVIAPNGSITATLEDGTREEIGVLPLYRFNNPGGLMPIGQNLFVSTEESGAAWEEVPGQSGMGTFQQGMLEGSNVNLVEEMTQMIIAQRAYQFNSRSVQVADEMWGMANNLRK; this is encoded by the coding sequence ATGCTCAGGTCTTTATGGAACGGGGCCAGCGGTATGGCTGCCCATGCGGCGAAAATGGACATAGTGGCCAATAACCTGGCTAACGTCAACACTACTGCGTATAAAAAGCAAAAGGCTGCATTTACTGATTTGCTGTATCAAAGGATTGGCACGACAGGTCAGCCGGTAAGAGAGAGCAGTTCCGGTCCTGCCCTAAGCGGTTCCGGTGTAAAACTCACAGCGGTGTCTGGCCTTTTTACACAGGGCCCCATAATTTCCACCGGCAGGGAACTGGATGTGGCCATCCGGGGGAATGGATTTATGGAAGTGGAACTTCCCAACGGCCAGCTGGCTTACACCCGAGACGGGAATCTCCAGGTCGACGGTGAAGGAACGTTGGTACATTCTTCCGGTTTCAGGCTGTCGGCTCAGGTAATGGTTCCGGCGGGGGCAAAAAAACTGGTCATTGCACCAAACGGCTCAATTACTGCAACTTTGGAAGACGGAACCAGGGAAGAAATAGGGGTGCTGCCTCTATACCGGTTTAATAATCCAGGGGGCTTAATGCCTATTGGGCAAAACCTGTTTGTTAGCACTGAGGAAAGCGGTGCGGCCTGGGAAGAAGTTCCCGGACAGTCAGGTATGGGCACTTTTCAACAAGGGATGCTGGAAGGCTCTAATGTAAACTTGGTGGAAGAAATGACCCAAATGATAATAGCCCAAAGGGCATATCAGTTCAATTCCCGCTCAGTGCAGGTTGCTGATGAAATGTGGGGTATGGCTAATAATCTGAGAAAGTAG
- a CDS encoding chemotaxis protein CheD, with protein sequence MLPNITEIKVGIADYKTARSPEQIITLGLGSCVGVTLYDPASKIGGLVHIMLPDSSQFQNRSNPAKFADLGIPLLLEEILKLGAKRFSLQAKMAGGAQMFNFADKSASTLNIGRRNVEMAKDILGKLGIKLIAEDTGGNYGRTMILDTATGNVSIRSIGSPLRLL encoded by the coding sequence ATGCTACCTAATATAACAGAAATAAAGGTCGGAATAGCAGACTATAAAACTGCCAGGTCTCCCGAACAGATCATCACTCTGGGTCTAGGTTCCTGCGTGGGTGTTACGTTGTACGATCCGGCCTCAAAGATTGGGGGGTTAGTCCATATCATGCTGCCCGACAGTTCCCAGTTTCAAAACAGGTCCAACCCGGCCAAGTTCGCGGACCTGGGCATTCCGCTCTTGCTGGAGGAAATATTGAAACTTGGGGCCAAACGTTTTTCTTTACAGGCAAAAATGGCAGGAGGGGCCCAGATGTTTAATTTTGCTGATAAGTCTGCCAGTACTTTAAATATTGGCCGGCGCAATGTCGAAATGGCAAAAGATATCTTGGGCAAATTGGGGATTAAACTTATTGCTGAAGATACGGGAGGAAATTATGGCCGCACAATGATCCTGGACACAGCCACAGGTAATGTCTCCATCAGGTCCATTGGCAGTCCGCTGCGTTTATTGTAG
- a CDS encoding CheR family methyltransferase: MEFNEFKSKIYKQFGLNLDGYKEKQLKRRIDSLMQTLQLNDYGLYFQTLVKDAEQLNRFFDKVTINVSEFFRNPEIFAVLEQQVLPALLRKKPRLKIWSAACSNGCEPYSVAIILDELAPTGLHKIDATDIDRKILEVAREGKYDSRLLKNVSPERLGKYFQKEGEQYRLIDRVKRKVAFKYHDLLVDKYDTDYDLIICRNVTIYFTAEMQEKLYVNFYHALGPGGVLFIGATENMLKYREFGYEKISPWFYQKP; encoded by the coding sequence ATGGAATTTAATGAGTTTAAAAGCAAGATTTACAAGCAATTTGGTTTAAACTTAGACGGTTACAAGGAGAAACAACTTAAGCGTCGAATAGATAGTTTAATGCAGACTTTGCAGTTAAACGATTATGGCTTATATTTTCAAACTTTAGTCAAGGATGCAGAACAGCTTAATCGTTTCTTCGATAAGGTAACCATTAATGTTTCCGAGTTTTTTCGTAATCCGGAGATTTTCGCGGTGCTGGAGCAGCAAGTGCTTCCTGCTTTACTGCGGAAAAAACCAAGGCTGAAAATTTGGAGTGCGGCTTGTTCCAACGGCTGTGAACCCTATTCTGTGGCTATTATTCTGGATGAACTGGCACCGACAGGGCTGCATAAGATCGATGCCACAGATATTGACAGAAAAATACTGGAAGTGGCAAGGGAGGGTAAATATGACTCCCGCCTGCTGAAGAATGTATCCCCCGAGAGGCTAGGCAAATACTTTCAAAAAGAGGGGGAACAGTACAGGCTGATTGACCGAGTTAAAAGGAAAGTGGCGTTTAAATACCACGACCTTTTAGTGGATAAATACGATACCGACTATGACCTGATTATCTGCCGCAATGTGACTATTTATTTTACAGCGGAAATGCAGGAAAAATTATATGTTAATTTTTACCATGCCCTGGGCCCTGGTGGGGTGTTATTTATCGGAGCTACAGAAAACATGCTGAAATACCGGGAGTTCGGTTATGAAAAAATCTCCCCGTGGTTTTACCAGAAGCCTTAA